In a single window of the Pontibacter russatus genome:
- the ilvD gene encoding dihydroxy-acid dehydratase, with amino-acid sequence MALNKYSRIYTQDDSLPASQAMLIGSGLSEEDLRKPFVGVCSTGFEGNTCNMHLDGLADEVKKGVNQLGMVGLRFNTIGVSDGITNGTEGMRYSLVSREVIADSIETITGAHNYDALACVVGCDKNMPGSLIAMARLNRPSLMVYGGTIKSGNFKGEKLNIVSCFEAYGKKLNNNITEEDYRGIIRNACPGPGACGGMYTANTMASAAEALGMSIPYTSSTPAVSQEKMEECLHTGHYLLNLLEKDIKPRDILVREAFENAMVVITVLGGSTNAVIHLIAIASAAGINLTLEDFQAVSDRTPVLADLKPSGKYLMEDLCSLGGVPAVMKTLLNEGLINGDLLTVTGKTIAENLADVKPLGEEQDLLRPLSNPIKADGHIQILYGNLATRGGVAKITGKEGLKFEGPAVVFDSEEELNEGLKASKVKAGDVVVIRYVGPKGGPGMPEMLKPTSAIMGAGLGDKVALITDGRFSGGTHGFVIGHVCPEAFEGGNIALVEDGDIITLDAASNTVHLHVDDALLALRRDKWVAPEARVKRGVLQKYIRTVSDASNGCITDLEEAYVNARETNSRIA; translated from the coding sequence ATGGCCTTAAACAAATACAGCCGCATTTACACACAAGACGACAGCCTGCCAGCATCGCAGGCCATGCTGATCGGATCCGGATTGTCAGAAGAAGATTTGCGCAAGCCTTTTGTCGGTGTCTGCTCGACGGGTTTTGAGGGCAACACCTGCAACATGCACCTCGACGGCCTGGCTGACGAAGTAAAGAAGGGGGTGAACCAGTTGGGAATGGTGGGATTACGCTTTAACACCATCGGGGTGAGCGACGGTATCACCAACGGCACCGAGGGCATGCGCTATTCGCTGGTTTCAAGGGAGGTGATCGCCGACTCCATCGAGACGATAACAGGAGCACATAACTACGATGCGCTGGCCTGCGTGGTGGGCTGCGACAAGAACATGCCGGGCTCGCTTATCGCCATGGCCCGCCTCAACAGGCCTTCGCTGATGGTATATGGCGGCACAATCAAATCAGGAAACTTTAAGGGAGAGAAACTGAATATTGTATCCTGCTTTGAGGCATATGGCAAGAAGTTGAACAACAACATCACCGAGGAGGATTACCGTGGCATCATCCGCAATGCCTGCCCCGGGCCGGGTGCCTGTGGCGGCATGTACACCGCCAATACCATGGCCTCCGCGGCGGAAGCGCTCGGCATGTCCATCCCCTATACTTCCTCAACGCCGGCCGTGAGCCAGGAGAAAATGGAAGAGTGCCTCCACACAGGTCACTACCTGCTGAACCTGCTGGAGAAAGACATCAAGCCCCGCGACATTCTGGTGCGCGAGGCCTTCGAAAACGCCATGGTGGTGATTACGGTGCTGGGCGGTTCCACGAACGCTGTGATTCACCTGATTGCCATCGCCTCTGCGGCGGGGATCAACCTGACGCTGGAGGATTTCCAGGCGGTGAGCGACCGTACGCCGGTGCTCGCCGACCTGAAGCCAAGCGGCAAGTACCTGATGGAGGACCTTTGCTCGCTGGGCGGTGTGCCGGCCGTGATGAAAACGCTCCTGAACGAAGGCCTCATCAACGGCGACCTGCTGACCGTGACAGGCAAGACCATCGCCGAGAACCTGGCGGATGTGAAGCCGCTGGGTGAGGAGCAGGACCTGCTGCGTCCGCTCTCCAACCCTATCAAAGCCGACGGCCATATACAGATACTGTATGGCAACCTGGCAACCAGGGGGGGCGTGGCGAAGATTACAGGCAAGGAAGGACTAAAGTTTGAAGGCCCGGCGGTGGTGTTCGACTCAGAAGAAGAACTGAACGAAGGCCTGAAAGCAAGCAAAGTGAAAGCTGGCGATGTCGTCGTCATCCGTTACGTCGGCCCGAAAGGCGGACCGGGCATGCCGGAGATGCTCAAGCCAACCTCTGCCATCATGGGGGCTGGTCTGGGCGACAAGGTGGCCCTGATTACGGACGGCCGCTTTTCCGGCGGTACGCACGGCTTTGTGATTGGCCATGTGTGCCCCGAGGCCTTTGAGGGCGGCAATATCGCGCTGGTTGAAGACGGGGATATCATCACGCTTGACGCCGCTTCCAACACGGTACACCTGCACGTGGACGACGCCCTGTTGGCGCTGCGCCGCGACAAGTGGGTGGCTCCGGAGGCAAGGGTGAAAAGAGGCGTGCTGCAGAAGTATATCAGGACGGTGAGCGACGCAAGTAACGGATGTATAACAGATTTAGAAGAGGCTTATGTTAACGCAAGAGAAACAAACTCCAGAATTGCTTGA
- the leuB gene encoding 3-isopropylmalate dehydrogenase, translated as MGVLNKKIAVLPGDGIGPEVCNEAIRVLEAVAERFGHKFEFEKHLMGACAIDATGDPLPDETLKACLEADAILLGAIGDPKYDNDPSAKVRPEQGLLRLRKSLGLFANIRPVTAYEVLLEHSPLKNDRIAGADMLIFRELTGGVYFGEKGRTSDSAYDNCTYSREEIERIAQLAFQAAATRRKKLTLVDKANVLETSRLWREVVQGIATGYADVAVDYLFVDNAAMQLILNPKQFDVILTENMFGDILSDEASVIAGSLGLLPSASVGSLVSLFEPIHGSYPQAKGKGIANPIAAILSAAMLLEHFGLQQEADLVKEAVHFALEKKVLTPELNAASPYTTEQVGTFISYCVLDGAETGPYKYNMEVGLSTII; from the coding sequence ATGGGCGTATTAAATAAGAAGATTGCCGTGTTGCCGGGCGACGGCATCGGCCCCGAGGTCTGCAACGAGGCCATCAGGGTGCTGGAGGCGGTGGCCGAAAGGTTCGGGCACAAGTTTGAGTTTGAGAAGCACCTGATGGGCGCCTGCGCCATCGACGCCACAGGCGACCCGCTGCCGGATGAGACGCTGAAGGCCTGCCTGGAGGCGGACGCCATCCTGTTGGGTGCGATCGGCGACCCCAAATACGACAACGACCCTTCGGCCAAGGTGCGCCCGGAACAGGGACTGCTGCGCCTGCGCAAGTCGCTGGGGCTCTTTGCCAACATACGCCCCGTCACGGCCTATGAGGTGCTGCTGGAGCACTCGCCCCTGAAAAACGACCGCATCGCCGGGGCTGACATGCTCATCTTCCGGGAACTGACCGGCGGCGTGTACTTCGGCGAGAAAGGCCGCACCTCGGACAGCGCCTACGACAACTGCACTTACAGCCGCGAGGAGATTGAGCGCATTGCGCAACTAGCCTTCCAGGCGGCGGCGACAAGACGGAAGAAACTGACACTGGTGGACAAAGCCAACGTGCTGGAGACTTCCCGCCTATGGCGCGAAGTAGTGCAGGGCATCGCCACAGGATATGCCGACGTTGCCGTGGATTATCTGTTTGTTGACAATGCCGCCATGCAGCTTATCCTGAACCCAAAACAGTTCGACGTGATTCTGACAGAGAACATGTTCGGGGATATCCTGTCGGATGAGGCTTCCGTGATTGCCGGTTCGCTTGGCCTGCTGCCGTCAGCCTCCGTTGGCAGCCTGGTGTCGCTGTTCGAGCCGATACACGGCTCTTACCCGCAGGCCAAGGGCAAAGGCATTGCCAACCCGATAGCGGCCATCCTGTCTGCGGCTATGCTGCTGGAGCACTTCGGGTTGCAGCAAGAGGCAGATCTGGTGAAAGAGGCGGTGCATTTTGCACTCGAAAAGAAAGTGCTGACGCCGGAGCTAAACGCAGCCTCTCCTTATACCACAGAACAGGTGGGCACTTTCATCTCCTACTGCGTGCTGGACGGAGCAGAGACCGGCCCCTACAAGTACAACATGGAGGTAGGCCTCAGCACGATTATATAA
- the leuD gene encoding 3-isopropylmalate dehydratase small subunit — MEKFEIIESGAVPLPIENIDTDQIIPARFLKATSREGFGENLFRDWRYDSNGNPKQGFALNNPRYSGQILIAGKNFGCGSSREHAAWAIYDAGFRVVISSYFADIFRGNALNNGLLPLQVSDEMLQRLLEQVEREPQTQFVVDLLKQELYVPAWEERVSFDIDPYKKECLINGYDDIDFLVSQKEAIEAYESTRAWAY; from the coding sequence ATGGAAAAGTTCGAGATAATTGAGTCGGGCGCCGTTCCGTTGCCGATAGAAAACATAGACACAGACCAGATCATCCCGGCCCGCTTTTTAAAGGCCACCTCCCGCGAAGGGTTCGGCGAGAACCTGTTCCGCGACTGGCGCTACGACAGCAACGGGAATCCCAAGCAGGGTTTTGCGCTGAACAACCCGCGTTACAGCGGTCAGATACTTATCGCTGGCAAAAACTTTGGCTGCGGTTCCAGCCGCGAGCATGCGGCCTGGGCCATATATGACGCCGGGTTCCGGGTGGTGATCTCCAGCTACTTCGCCGACATCTTCCGGGGCAACGCCCTCAACAACGGCCTGCTTCCGCTGCAGGTGTCGGACGAGATGCTGCAGCGCTTGCTGGAGCAGGTGGAGCGGGAGCCGCAGACGCAATTTGTGGTGGACCTGCTGAAGCAGGAGCTATATGTCCCGGCCTGGGAGGAGCGGGTTTCCTTTGACATCGATCCCTATAAAAAAGAGTGCCTGATTAACGGCTACGACGACATTGATTTTTTAGTGAGCCAGAAAGAGGCCATAGAAGCATACGAAAGCACAAGAGCATGGGCGTATTAA
- the leuC gene encoding 3-isopropylmalate dehydratase large subunit has product MKKTLFDKIWDAHVVRSIPGGLDVFYIDKHLIHEVTSPQAFDEIAARNLPLYRKNQIVATADHNVPTINQHLPIQEPLSRMQVDKLTENCAKHGVELFGLGHENQGIVHVIGPELGITQPGMTIVCGDSHTSTHGAFGAIAFGIGTSQVAQVMASQCLLLSRPKKMRITVDGDLGRGVSAKDLILYIISKLGTGGATGYFVEYAGSAVRSLSMEGRMTVCNMSIEMGARGGMIAPDETTFEYVKGREHAPKVERWEQALAYWKTLYTEDGASFDKEYFFDAADISPMITYGTNPGMGIAINSAIPVDVPTGEAASFDKSLQYMGFQPGESLIGKEVNYVFIGSCTNSRIEDLRVVAEFVKGRHKADHVEAIIVPGSKHVEMQAKAEGIDKLLAEAGFTLREPGCSACLAMNEDKIPAGAYCVSTSNRNFEGRQGPGSRTLLASPLVAAITAVEGKIVDITKYLN; this is encoded by the coding sequence ATGAAGAAAACATTATTCGACAAGATATGGGATGCGCATGTGGTCCGCTCTATTCCGGGCGGACTGGATGTTTTTTATATAGACAAACACCTGATACACGAGGTGACCAGCCCGCAGGCCTTCGATGAGATAGCGGCGCGGAACCTGCCTCTGTACAGGAAGAACCAGATTGTGGCCACTGCCGACCACAACGTGCCAACTATCAACCAGCACCTCCCCATACAGGAGCCGCTCTCGCGGATGCAGGTGGATAAACTGACCGAGAACTGCGCCAAGCACGGCGTAGAACTGTTTGGACTTGGCCACGAAAACCAAGGAATTGTGCATGTGATCGGGCCGGAGCTGGGCATCACGCAGCCGGGCATGACGATTGTGTGCGGCGACAGCCATACCTCCACGCACGGCGCTTTCGGAGCCATCGCCTTCGGCATCGGTACCAGCCAGGTGGCGCAGGTCATGGCATCACAGTGCCTCCTGCTAAGCAGGCCAAAGAAAATGCGCATCACTGTGGATGGTGACCTGGGACGCGGCGTATCCGCCAAAGACCTGATTTTATATATCATCTCGAAGCTGGGCACGGGTGGCGCCACCGGGTACTTTGTGGAGTATGCCGGCAGTGCCGTACGCTCCCTGAGCATGGAAGGCCGCATGACGGTGTGCAACATGAGCATTGAGATGGGCGCGCGCGGCGGTATGATTGCCCCCGACGAGACGACGTTTGAATACGTGAAGGGCCGGGAGCACGCGCCGAAAGTCGAGCGCTGGGAGCAGGCGCTCGCCTACTGGAAAACGCTGTATACGGAAGATGGCGCTTCGTTCGACAAAGAGTATTTCTTTGATGCAGCCGATATCTCCCCGATGATCACCTACGGCACCAACCCGGGCATGGGCATTGCCATCAATTCCGCTATTCCGGTGGATGTGCCAACGGGTGAGGCCGCCAGCTTCGACAAATCGCTGCAATATATGGGCTTTCAGCCGGGCGAGTCGCTGATTGGCAAAGAAGTGAATTACGTGTTCATCGGCAGCTGCACCAACTCCCGCATCGAAGACCTGCGGGTAGTGGCCGAGTTTGTAAAAGGCCGCCATAAGGCAGACCATGTGGAGGCGATCATTGTGCCGGGCTCCAAGCACGTAGAGATGCAGGCAAAGGCCGAAGGCATCGACAAACTGCTGGCGGAGGCGGGCTTTACGCTGCGCGAGCCGGGTTGCAGTGCCTGCCTGGCCATGAACGAAGACAAAATTCCGGCGGGCGCCTACTGCGTCTCCACCTCTAACCGCAACTTTGAGGGCCGCCAGGGCCCCGGTTCCCGCACCTTGCTGGCCAGCCCATTGGTAGCTGCCATCACCGCCGTGGAAGGAAAGATTGTCGACATCACCAAATACCTGAATTAA
- a CDS encoding 2-isopropylmalate synthase produces MSAQKIQIFDTTLRDGEQVPGCKLNMDEKLVIARQLELLGVDVIEAGFPVSSPGDFEAVKAIAAQVKEITVCGLSRAVEEDIRVAAQALAAARRPRIHTGIGTSESHINFKLRSTQEKVLERAVAAVTLAKSFVEDVEFYAEDAGRTGNEFLARVCEAVIKAGATVLNIPDTTGYCLPEEYGAKIKYLYENVKGVDKVRLSTHCHNDLGLATANSISGVVNGARQIECTINGVGERAGNTALEEVVMILRQHPYLNLDTNVNTKLLAETSAMVSHMMRMPVQPNKAIVGANAFSHSSGIHQDGVIKHRETYEIIDPRDVGVPDSSIVLTARSGRAALAYRLQKIGYNFDKNTLDKAYASFLQVADRTKEVVDTDLHNLVEQENLVAAN; encoded by the coding sequence ATGTCGGCTCAAAAAATACAAATCTTTGACACCACCCTGCGGGATGGCGAGCAAGTGCCCGGTTGCAAACTCAACATGGATGAGAAACTGGTAATTGCACGGCAACTCGAGCTACTGGGAGTGGATGTGATAGAGGCAGGTTTTCCTGTGTCGAGCCCCGGAGATTTTGAAGCAGTGAAGGCCATTGCCGCCCAGGTGAAGGAAATCACCGTGTGCGGCCTTTCCCGGGCTGTGGAGGAGGATATACGCGTGGCCGCCCAGGCGCTGGCCGCCGCCCGCCGCCCCCGCATCCACACCGGCATCGGCACTTCCGAGTCGCATATAAACTTTAAGCTGCGCAGCACGCAGGAGAAGGTGCTGGAACGGGCCGTGGCCGCGGTAACGCTGGCCAAGAGCTTCGTGGAGGATGTGGAGTTTTATGCCGAGGACGCCGGCCGGACCGGGAACGAGTTCCTGGCGCGGGTGTGCGAGGCGGTCATCAAAGCGGGCGCCACCGTGCTGAACATCCCCGACACCACCGGCTACTGCCTGCCCGAAGAATACGGCGCGAAGATAAAGTACCTCTACGAAAATGTGAAGGGCGTTGACAAAGTGCGCCTCTCCACCCACTGCCACAACGATCTGGGACTGGCCACGGCCAACTCTATTTCAGGCGTGGTAAACGGGGCGCGCCAGATAGAGTGCACCATCAACGGGGTAGGGGAGCGTGCCGGGAACACAGCCCTGGAAGAGGTTGTGATGATCCTGCGCCAGCACCCGTACCTCAACCTCGACACGAACGTGAACACGAAGCTGTTGGCAGAAACCTCCGCCATGGTGTCGCACATGATGCGCATGCCGGTGCAGCCAAACAAGGCCATTGTCGGGGCCAATGCGTTCTCGCATTCCAGCGGCATTCACCAGGACGGCGTCATCAAGCACCGCGAGACATATGAGATCATCGATCCGCGTGATGTGGGCGTGCCGGATTCTTCTATCGTGCTCACTGCCCGCTCCGGGCGTGCCGCGCTGGCCTACCGCCTGCAGAAAATCGGGTATAATTTTGATAAGAACACACTGGACAAGGCTTACGCCTCTTTCCTGCAGGTAGCAGACCGCACCAAAGAAGTAGTGGACACAGATTTGCATAACTTAGTAGAACAAGAGAACCTGGTTGCTGCCAACTGA
- a CDS encoding FRG domain-containing protein produces METGKDVVVKTWLELQEALFRHSWDPHIGRFRSPYVYRGSYSNDFNLKTSIMRIGSGYDKLEPHLLRNFRKYAHYDAIPPGNSIWNWLAVAQHHGLPTRLLDWTYSPYVALHFATADLSKYDQDASVICINYVKTSKYLPVPLKKALEEEGSNVFTAEVLEPVAPTFKALQSFQEGDFVLFLEPPSLDQRIVHQYALFSMMSSVKADLGVWLQQHPELYFRVIIPASLKWEVRDKLDQANITERVLFPGLTGLSLWLKRHYTHS; encoded by the coding sequence ATGGAAACGGGAAAAGACGTTGTCGTGAAAACATGGCTGGAGCTGCAGGAGGCGTTGTTTCGCCATAGTTGGGACCCACACATCGGCCGGTTCCGATCGCCGTATGTGTACCGCGGCTCCTATAGCAATGACTTTAACCTGAAGACCAGCATCATGCGCATCGGGAGCGGGTACGACAAGTTGGAGCCGCACCTGCTGCGCAACTTCCGGAAATACGCCCATTACGACGCCATCCCGCCCGGCAACTCCATCTGGAACTGGCTGGCGGTGGCGCAGCACCACGGCCTGCCCACCCGCCTCCTCGACTGGACTTACTCCCCCTACGTCGCGCTGCACTTTGCCACCGCCGACCTGTCCAAATACGACCAGGACGCGAGTGTGATCTGCATCAACTACGTCAAGACGAGTAAGTACCTGCCCGTGCCCCTGAAGAAGGCGCTGGAGGAGGAGGGCTCAAATGTATTTACGGCAGAAGTGCTGGAGCCGGTGGCCCCCACCTTTAAGGCACTCCAGAGCTTTCAGGAAGGAGATTTCGTGCTCTTCCTGGAGCCGCCCTCCCTGGACCAGCGGATTGTACACCAGTATGCCCTTTTCTCCATGATGTCGAGCGTGAAGGCGGATCTGGGCGTCTGGCTGCAGCAGCACCCGGAACTGTATTTCAGGGTCATCATCCCCGCTTCGCTGAAATGGGAAGTGCGCGACAAACTGGACCAGGCTAACATAACGGAGCGCGTGCTGTTTCCCGGGCTGACGGGACTGAGCCTATGGCTGAAGCGGCATTATACCCATTCGTGA
- a CDS encoding transglutaminase domain-containing protein: MSQNLHISRFVNFAVRFIQIIIVFPMAVLLSFYIPPYNSMDYELHFLLCLMFSAVISIVATKLSRKLVMLMFFAILGTFIYNSTFKDQTFEGIYDDYNALLVNMTSNPHKVSYFKPVRGTYFQTQRVKSAMQPTHPRVRDFSVKNSTRYFHDEYYQKFGKMTRYFSLFKHIRLNWKYVNDPLGMDYYSPPVESMNLLAGDCDDYAILMASSVMSIGGEARVVISPNHMYTEVKVGAVEDLDKVSFAIRTLFPDEVAGSKIHFHETGGDLWINFDYTASYPGGPFLEPELYSVISFEK, encoded by the coding sequence ATGTCGCAAAATTTACACATATCACGCTTTGTGAACTTTGCGGTGCGGTTCATCCAAATCATCATCGTGTTCCCGATGGCTGTATTGCTCAGCTTTTATATACCGCCCTACAACTCCATGGATTATGAGCTGCACTTCCTGCTCTGCCTCATGTTCTCGGCCGTTATCTCTATTGTTGCCACTAAACTCAGCCGGAAACTCGTGATGCTCATGTTTTTCGCAATACTGGGTACTTTTATATATAACAGCACCTTCAAGGATCAGACTTTTGAGGGTATATATGATGATTACAACGCCCTGCTGGTAAACATGACGAGCAACCCGCACAAGGTTTCTTACTTTAAACCTGTTCGGGGCACTTATTTTCAGACCCAGCGGGTAAAAAGTGCCATGCAGCCCACACACCCGAGGGTGCGCGACTTCAGTGTCAAGAACTCCACCCGCTACTTTCACGACGAGTACTACCAGAAGTTCGGTAAAATGACCCGCTACTTTTCCCTGTTCAAGCATATCCGGCTGAACTGGAAATACGTGAACGACCCGCTGGGCATGGACTATTACTCCCCTCCCGTTGAGAGCATGAACCTCCTGGCAGGGGATTGCGACGACTACGCCATCCTCATGGCCTCATCAGTCATGTCGATTGGCGGCGAGGCACGGGTGGTCATTTCTCCGAACCATATGTATACCGAGGTGAAGGTTGGCGCGGTGGAAGACCTGGACAAAGTCAGCTTTGCTATCCGCACCCTGTTCCCGGATGAGGTGGCGGGAAGCAAAATTCACTTCCATGAAACGGGCGGCGACCTCTGGATCAATTTCGATTATACCGCCAGCTACCCCGGAGGCCCTTTTCTGGAGCCAGAACTCTACAGCGTGATCTCCTTCGAGAAGTAA
- a CDS encoding IS982 family transposase has translation MHFIIDTARVVEVFCFIDDFCKEVEDYFTSHPLPKGLLEKHPAGRKPSLSESEVLTILVLYHLSGFKCFEYYYRRLVLGELRSFFPRAVSYTQFLSLARQACFHAFLLAQCRCSLSARTGHYYIDSKKLPVCDNLRIHSHRVFEGIASRGKGSTGWFFGLKLHLVINQHGELARLLITPANVADNNHQVLGRLLEGLKGKCYGDRGYLSSLLGELLEKGLHLVAKIRKNMKNMLLTLSDKLNLMKRGGIEAVNDILMSVCDIDHTRHRNPLNALVHILSGLTAYTFLDHKNKRFNPARTLA, from the coding sequence ATGCACTTTATCATAGATACTGCCAGGGTGGTAGAAGTGTTCTGCTTCATTGACGATTTCTGTAAGGAGGTTGAGGATTATTTCACTTCCCATCCGCTGCCAAAAGGGCTCTTAGAAAAGCACCCCGCCGGCAGGAAGCCCTCCCTCTCCGAGAGCGAGGTGCTCACCATCCTGGTGCTCTACCACCTCTCGGGCTTCAAGTGCTTCGAGTACTACTACCGGCGCCTGGTACTCGGAGAACTGAGGAGTTTCTTTCCCAGGGCCGTCTCCTACACGCAGTTCCTCTCGCTGGCCCGCCAGGCCTGCTTCCACGCCTTTCTGCTGGCCCAGTGCCGGTGCAGCCTCTCCGCCCGCACCGGCCACTACTACATAGACTCCAAGAAGCTCCCTGTCTGCGACAACCTGCGCATTCACTCCCACAGGGTCTTCGAGGGGATAGCCTCAAGGGGAAAAGGCTCCACCGGCTGGTTCTTCGGCCTCAAGCTGCACCTGGTCATAAACCAGCACGGAGAGCTGGCGCGCCTGCTCATCACACCGGCTAACGTGGCAGACAACAACCACCAGGTGCTGGGGCGCCTGCTCGAGGGGCTGAAGGGCAAGTGCTACGGGGACAGAGGCTACCTCTCCTCCCTGCTCGGGGAACTGCTGGAGAAGGGCCTGCACCTGGTGGCTAAAATAAGGAAGAACATGAAAAACATGCTCCTGACGCTCTCAGACAAGCTCAACCTGATGAAGAGGGGAGGTATAGAGGCCGTCAATGATATTCTGATGAGCGTTTGCGACATCGACCACACCCGTCACCGAAACCCGCTCAACGCCCTGGTCCACATCCTCTCCGGCCTGACCGCCTACACCTTTCTCGACCACAAAAACAAAAGATTTAATCCTGCCAGAACTTTGGCTTAA
- a CDS encoding NAD(P)-dependent alcohol dehydrogenase: MKAKEVKAFGTEAAEAALEQLNIQRRNPTPHDVEIEILYCGVCHSDLHTARNEWHSTVYPCVPGHEIVGKVTRVGSHVTKFREGDLAAVGCMVDSCQECDYCHEGLEQYCQEGNTGTYNSPDAHLGTHTLGGYSESIVVNEGYVLRVPDNLDLAATAPLLCAGITTYSPLKKWNVGPGQTVGVVGLGGLGHMAVKLAKAMGAEVVVFTTSPSKVEDAKRLGADDVVLSKEADQMAKYAGKLHFVLDAVSAQHDINAYLNLLRVDGSLVLVGAPENPLPVAAFSLIPFRRSFAGSMIGGIAETQEMLDFCGKHNIVSDIEMIDMQQINEAYERLLKGDVKYRFVIDMASLRNNDTKQAHQES, translated from the coding sequence GTGAAAGCGAAAGAAGTAAAAGCATTCGGCACAGAAGCCGCCGAAGCAGCGCTGGAACAATTGAACATCCAAAGAAGGAACCCCACGCCACACGACGTAGAGATCGAGATACTCTACTGCGGGGTTTGCCACTCCGACCTTCACACGGCCAGAAACGAATGGCACAGCACCGTATACCCTTGCGTACCCGGCCACGAGATAGTGGGGAAGGTGACAAGAGTCGGCAGCCATGTAACTAAGTTCAGGGAGGGAGACTTGGCAGCGGTAGGTTGTATGGTGGATAGCTGCCAGGAATGCGATTATTGCCACGAAGGCCTGGAGCAGTATTGTCAGGAAGGCAATACCGGAACCTATAACTCGCCCGATGCACACTTGGGCACGCATACCCTCGGAGGCTACTCTGAAAGCATCGTGGTGAATGAAGGCTATGTGCTGCGGGTGCCCGACAACCTTGATTTGGCAGCTACTGCGCCACTCTTATGTGCCGGCATCACCACTTATTCGCCGCTGAAGAAATGGAACGTCGGCCCTGGGCAAACAGTAGGAGTTGTTGGCCTGGGTGGTCTGGGGCATATGGCGGTAAAGCTGGCCAAGGCCATGGGAGCAGAGGTAGTTGTGTTTACCACTTCCCCCTCCAAGGTGGAAGACGCCAAGCGCCTCGGTGCCGATGATGTGGTGCTGTCGAAAGAGGCAGACCAAATGGCTAAGTATGCCGGCAAGCTCCACTTTGTGCTGGACGCCGTTTCGGCACAGCACGACATCAATGCTTACCTGAACCTGTTACGGGTAGATGGCTCGCTGGTACTGGTAGGCGCCCCGGAAAATCCGCTTCCCGTTGCGGCATTCAGTCTTATCCCTTTCCGTAGAAGCTTCGCCGGTTCGATGATCGGCGGCATAGCGGAAACACAAGAGATGCTCGACTTCTGTGGCAAACACAACATTGTTTCGGATATTGAAATGATCGACATGCAGCAAATCAATGAAGCCTATGAACGCCTGCTGAAAGGGGATGTCAAATATCGGTTTGTGATTGACATGGCATCGCTGAGGAATAATGACACCAAACAGGCTCATCAGGAGAGCTGA
- a CDS encoding DinB family protein has protein sequence MPTSAILIELWLEARTRFTNQLKDITEEDLTKRLPPSPNSLGFLIRHIGEVELLFAKNVFGAPDVKVVAKTVIAKKDTGEWVRLSELKEHVDFSCQKLKSILEQQSEADWQSTVTTQEFGTKTKAEALGRIVSHTAYHAGQMALIHKYGARQDRQAI, from the coding sequence ATGCCAACGTCAGCTATTCTCATCGAACTTTGGCTGGAAGCCAGAACCAGGTTCACAAACCAGTTAAAGGATATCACAGAAGAAGATTTAACAAAGAGGCTGCCGCCTTCTCCCAACAGCCTGGGCTTCCTCATACGGCACATTGGGGAGGTTGAGCTGCTTTTCGCCAAGAATGTGTTCGGGGCCCCGGACGTAAAGGTGGTGGCGAAGACGGTGATAGCCAAAAAGGACACCGGGGAGTGGGTTCGTCTGAGTGAGTTGAAGGAGCATGTTGATTTCTCCTGTCAAAAACTCAAGTCTATCCTGGAGCAGCAGTCTGAAGCCGATTGGCAGTCAACCGTCACCACCCAGGAGTTCGGCACGAAGACCAAAGCGGAGGCACTCGGAAGGATCGTGTCACACACCGCTTATCACGCGGGTCAGATGGCACTCATCCATAAATACGGGGCAAGACAGGACAGGCAGGCAATATAA